The following are encoded in a window of Esox lucius isolate fEsoLuc1 chromosome 14, fEsoLuc1.pri, whole genome shotgun sequence genomic DNA:
- the ccnb1 gene encoding G2/mitotic-specific cyclin-B1, which translates to MALRMTRNRLASSENQTVLPGKTTLGTKPTLRPRAALGEIGNVGVTRQASKKDSKVDPAKVEKKVTTRVGKAPEVQQPKAVAVVPPVQLDVQALPEPMSPTPMETSGCAPNDLCQAFSDVLLNIKDVDADDYDNPMLCSEYVKDIYKYLQQLEVDQAVKPKYLEGQEITGSMRAILIDWLVQVQIKFRLLQETMYMTVGIIDRFLQDNPVPKKQLQLVGVTAMFIASKYEEMYPPEIADFAFVTDRAYTTAQIRDMEMKILRVLKFSFGRPLPLQFLRRASKIGEVTAEHHTLAKYFVELTMVDYDMVHYPPSQVASAAFALTLKVFDCGEWNATLQHYMNYTEDCLIPVMQHIAKNVVKVTEGQTKHMAVKNKYSSQKQMRIASISQLKSSLIKDLAKQVTS; encoded by the exons ATGGCCCTCCGTATGACTAGA AATCGCTTGGCTTCCTCTGAGAACCAAACTGTTCTGCCGGGCAAAACTACTCTGGGAACCAAACCTACACTGAGACCACGAGCTGCTCTCGGTGAAATAGGAAATGTCGGAGTCACCAGACAGGCTTCGAAAAAG GATTCCAAGGTAGATCCCGCCAAGGTAGAGAAGAAAGTCACTACACGGGTGGGGAAGGCCCCAGAAGTCCAACAACCTAAAGCAGTTGCTGTTGTTCCCCCTGTTCAGCTTGATGTCCAG GCTTTACCTGAGCCAATGTCTCCCACACCAATGGAGACCTCTGGCTGTGCACCAAATGATTTGTGCCAGGCCTTCTCTGATGTCCTGCTTAATATCAAGGATGTGGATGCTGATGACTATGACAACCCTATGCTCTGCAGTGAATATGTGAAGGACATCTACAAGTATCTCCAGCAGCTTGAG GTTGACCAGGCTGTTAAACCCAAGTATCTGGAGGGACAGGAAATTACAGGCAGCATGCGTGCCATCCTTATTGATTGGCTTGTCCAGGTCCAAATTAAGTTCCGCCTGTTGCAAGAGACCATGTATATGACTGTGGGAATCATTGACCGCTTCCTTCAG GATAACCCAGTGCCCAAAAAGCAACTTCAGTTGGTTGGTGTGACTGCCATGTTCATCGCCTCCAAATACGAGGAGATGTACCCCCCAGAGATTGCGGACTTTGCATTTGTGACTGACAGGGCCTACACCACTGCCCAGATCAGGGACATGGAGATGAAGATCCTGAGGGTGTTGAAGTTCAGCTTCGGCCGCCCTCTTCCTCTTCAGTTTCTCCGCAGGGCCTCAAAGATTGGGGAG GTGACTGCTGAGCACCACACCCTGGCAAAGTACTTTGTGGAGCTCACTATGGTGGATTACGACATGGTGCACTACCCCCCATCCCAGGTGGCCAGCGCGGCCTTCGCCCTCACCCTGAAGGTCTTCGACTGCGGCGAATGG AACGCCACCCTGCAGCATTACATGAACTACACAGAAGACTGCCTGATCCCGGTGATGCAGCATATTGCAAAAAATGTTGTGAAGGTGACTGAGGGGCAAACAAAGCATATG GCGGTGAAAAACAAGTACTCCAGTCAGAAGCAGATGAGAATCGCCTCCATTTCGCAGTTGAAGTCTTCGTTGATCAAGGATCTTGCCAAGCAAGTCACCTCATGA
- the slc30a5 gene encoding zinc transporter 5, whose translation MDDKYSSNVLSSGKLGRVEVPNARLTRYIVLLLVSKLLKALGIFESYDLLKVVHIVQFIFILKLGCAVILVFFQKPFSSGKAISKRQWIKLLKHAVISCIISLLGFFGLTLCGPLRALLLFEHSDVVVIALLSVLFTSSGGGPSKTRGAALFIVAVICLLLFDNDDLMAKMAEHPEGHHDSALTHALYTAIAFLGVADHKGGVVLLVVSLCLKIAFHTASRKLSIEIGGAKRLYALDNLVSSVVLLPWVIVLSATTESKVESWSALILPFGMIIFSVMILEFYVESICLTKMEAPRCARYSSIFLFLSGLLLANFWTHPLTDQLRTMSKPHLQDSTETEHVLSGGVLVSAVFFIMADSILSSPSKKGQKGTLVGYSPEGTPLYNFMGDALQHTSQSLPHFIKESLKQILEEYDSRQIFYFLCLNLAFTFVELFYGVWTNSLGLISDGFHMLFDCSALVLGLFAALMTRWKATRIFSYGYGRVEILSGFINGLFLMVIAFFVFVESVTRLVDPPNINTDMLTPVSVGGLLVNLVGICAFSHAHSHGAAKSNCSSHDHGHSHGHGHSEHNHGHSHGGHGHGGHGQSGHGHSHGSSHGHSHGGGMNANMRGVFLHVLADTLGSVGVIISTILIRQFGWLIADPICSLFISTLIFLSVIPLLTDAAEVLLLRTPPEHEKDLNIALEKIEKVEGVLSYRDPHFWRHSASVVAGTIHLQLMSGVVEQRIIQQVTAILKDAGVNNLSVQVEKEAYFQHMSGLSTGFHEVLAMTQQMESMKYLKDGTCIM comes from the exons ATGGATGACAAATACAGCAGCAATGTGCTTTCCAGTGGGAAACTGGGCAGGGTTGAAGTTCCGAATGCCAG GCTAACCAGGTACATAGTGTTACTACTGGTGTCCAAGTTGTTGAAGGCACTTGGAATTTTTGAATCATATGACCTTCTTAAAGTTGTCCATATTGTTCAGTTCATCTTTATTCTAAAATTGGG gtGTGCTGTGATTTTGGTGTTCTTTCAAAAACCATTTTCTTCTGGTAAAGCAATTTCAAAAAGACAG TGGATCAAACTCCTTAAACATGCTGTCATCAGCTGTATAATTTCCCTTCTGGGATTCTTTGGTCTCACTCTCTGTGGACCTTTAAG GGCGTTATTGCTATTTGAGCACAGTGATGTGGTGGTCATCGCGCTCCTTAGTGTTCTATTCACAAGCTCAGGTGGGGGCCCCTCCAAG ACTAGAGGTGCTGCTCTCTTCATTGTTGCTGTCATCTGCCTTCTCCTCTTTGACAATGATGACCTCATGGCAAAGATGGCTGAACATC CTGAAGGTCACCACGACAGTGCCCTGACTCATGCTCTCTACACTGCTATTGCATTCTTGGGTGTGGCAGATCACAAG GGTGGGGTTGTTTTATTGGTAGTGTCCCTCTGCCTGAAGATTGCCTTCCACACAGCTTCTAGGAAGTTGTCCATAGAGATTGGTGGAGCCAAGCGCCTCTACGCTCTGGATAACCTGGTGTCCTCAGTTGTCCTGCTGCCCTGGGTTATAGTGCTCTCAGCAACCACAGAG AGCAAGGTGGAGTCATGGTCGGCTCTTATCCTACCGTTTGGGATGATCATCTTCTCGGTCATGATCCTAGAGTTCTATGTAGAGTCCATATGCCTCACCAAAATGGAGGCTCCAAGGTGTGCCCGGTACagctccatcttcctcttcctcagtgGGTTGCTGCTTGCCAACTTCTGGACCCATCCACTAACAGACCAGCTTCGGACCATGAGCAAGCCCCACCTGCAAGACAGCACAGAAACGGAACACGTGCTGTCTGGAGGTGTGCTGGTCAGCGCAGTCTTCTTCATCATGG CTGACAGTATTTTGTCATCCCCTTCAAAGAAGGGTCAAAAGGGGACCCTGGTTGGTTATTCCCCAGAGGGAACCCCTCTCTATAACTTCATGGGGGACGCCCTGCAGCACACATCCCAGTCTCTGCCCCACTTCATCAAAGAATCCCTTAAACAGATCCTGGAGGAATATGATTCCAGACAGATATTCTATTTCCTGTGTCTCAATCTG GCTTTCACGTTTGTCGAGCTCTTCTATGGTGTCTGGACCAACAGCCTGGGCCTAATCTCTGATGGCTTTCACATGCTTTTTGACTGCTCTGCTCTGGTGCTGGGCCTTTTTGCAGCCCTCATGACACGCTGGAAAGCAACCAGGATATTTTCTTATGG ATATGGCCGAGTTGAAATTCTTTCTGGATTCATCAATGGCTTGTTCCTCATGGTCATAgctttctttgtgtttgtggagtCGGTCACACGGCTCGTAGACCCTCCCAACATTAACACTGACATGTTGACA CCTGTGTCAGTTGGTGGACTCCTCGTCAACCTGGTGGGTATCTGTGCTTTCAGCCATGCCCACTCTCACGGGGCCGCTAAAAGCAACTGTTCATCACATGACCATGGCCACTCCCACGGGCACGGGCACAGCGAGCACAACCACGGGCACTCTCATGGGGGACATGGTCACGGTGGACATGGGCAGAGCGGTCACGGGCATAGTCATGGAAGCAGCCATGGCCACTCTCATGGTGGAGGAATGAACGCCAACATGAGAG gtgTGTTTCTGCACGTGCTGGCTGACACACTGGGCAGTGTTGGTGTAATCATCTCCACAATCCTCATTCGTCAGTTTGGTTGGTTGATCGCTGATCCCATCTGTTCCCTATTCATCTCCACCCTCATCTTCCTCAGTGTTATACCCCTGCTGACCGACGCCGCTGAGGTCCTCCTTCTGAGGACGCCTCCGGAGCATGAGAAGGACCTCAACATAGCCCTGGAAAAG ATCGAAAAAGTAGAAGGTGTGCTGTCTTACCGTGACCCTCACTTTTGGAGACATTCAGCCAGTGTGGTCGCAGGAACCATTCACCTTCAGTTGATGTCGGGTGTGGTGGAGCAGAGGATCATACAACAG GTGACTGCCATTCTGAAAGATGCTGGGGTGAACAACCTGTCTGTCCAGGTGGAGAAGGAGGCCTATTTCCAACACATGTCTGGCCTTAGTACTGGTTTCCATGAGGTTCTGGCAATGACACAACAAATGGAATCCATGAAATATCTGAAAGATGGAACATGTATCATGTAA
- the tmc2a gene encoding transmembrane channel-like protein 2-A gives MPRKSDVVAKMEDVGIEIDGDLSDSDEDTNKRRGNRRPAAGRGGARGRSKKPDSEDEDDEEEAPRNRRGANKKKAANSHDSDEKSEDDAPKRRRGGAAKKKKGGKAQDSEDDTEEEKGNKKNKKGAPGKKGKEEDGKDKKGENKGKGKGNGKEDEKDKKKKKKNESSSDTDSNADSEEESMSEGEMERLKEEVEEKKKIIATMRNKPWRMKRRLVHLKECQAFVDKFEGALGKGKGKKFYAYKVMMTKKWIKFQRDFENFKTTCIPWERKIKEVESHFGSSVASYFIFLRWMYGMNMVLFGLTFGLVVIPEVLMGLPYGSIPRKTVPRAEQATAQDYSVLMDFNGYCKYSVLFYGYYNNQRTIGLLKFRLPLSYLMVGVGTFGYSLMVVIRTMAKNADVGGGDGDEGEFTFSWKMFTSWDYLIGNAETADNKYASITTSFKESIVDEQENQKDENIHLRRFLRVLANLMIICCLGGSGYLIFFVVKRSQEFANRDDLSWYEKNELELIMSLLGLVCPPLFETIAELEEYHPRIALKWQLGRIFALFLGNLYTFLFALFDEVNNKLEEEKSIRNASIWALKEYYANFTLHNNDSEATAPPIDPADVIRGPCWETAVGIEFVKLTVSDIQVTYLTILIGDFARAVIVRFLNYCWCWDLEATYPSYGEFDISGNVLGLVFNQGMIWMGAFYAPGLVGINVLRLLSSMYYQCWAVMATNVPHERVFKASKSNNFYMGLLLLILFLSLLPVVYTIMTLPPSFDCGPFSGKAKMFDVIMETIDLDLPAFLGTLFSYAANPGLIIPAVLLMVLAIYYLNSVSEAYQHANAELKKKMQMARDEEKNRRNNTESTDQVMKDLEDLLPNRSLLPPAPPPETNADKADRGGKSAKVKPGTAGKDVKLQKDVSLSSPNPNNREVVTRPPAPRGPGPLPGNGPLGTGAGRGRGRGQPPPRR, from the exons ATGCCTAGGAAGAGTGATGTGGTGGCAAAGATGGAAGACG TTGGAATCGAGATTGACGGAGACTTGAGTGACAGTGATG aagACACTAATAAAAGGAGAGGGAACAGAAGACCGGCAGCTGGCAGAGGAGGAGCCCGTGGCAGGAGCAAAAAGCCAGACAGTGAGGATGAAGATGACGAGGAAGAGGCTCCGAGAAACCGAAGAGGAGCCAATAAGAAGAAGGCCGCCAACTCACATGATAGCGATGAAAAAAGTGAGGACGATGCCCCCAAGAGGCGACGAGGAGGagcagctaaaaaaaaaaaaggaggcaAGGCCCAGGACAGTGAGGATGACacggaggaggagaagggaaacaagaaaaacaagaagGGAGCCCCAGGAAAGAAGGGGAAAGAAGAGGACGGGAAagacaaaaagggagaaaacaaGGGGAAGGGCAAAGGAAATGGAAAAGAAGACGAAAAggacaagaaaaagaaaaagaagaacgAGAGTAG CTCAGACACAGACTCTAATGCAGACTCAGAGGAAGAATCCatgtcagagggagagatggaacgactgaaggaggaggtggaggaaaagAAGAAGATCATAGCTACAATGAGGAACAAACCATGGCGAATGAAGAGGCGGCTGGTACATCTAAA AGAATGTCAAGCGTTTGTGGATAAATTTGAGGGGGCCCTGGGCAAAGGAAAAGGCAAAAAGTTTTATGCCTATAAAGTCATGATGACGAAG AAATGGATCAAATTCCAAAGAGATTTTGAGAATTTCAAAACAACTTGCATACCATGGGAACGAAAAATAAAAGAGGTTGAAA GTCACTTTGGGTCTTCTGTCGCTTCATATTTCATCTTCCTGCGCTGGATGTATGGCATGAACATGGTCCTCTTTGGCCTAACCTTTGGACTTGTTGTGATCCCAGAG GTTCTGATGGGGCTTCCCTATGGATCCATTCCCAGGAAGACAGTGCCCAGAGCAGAGCAGGCCACTGCTCAAGACTACTCCGTCCTCATGGACTTCAAC ggtTATTGCAAATATTCAGTCCTTTTTTATGGTTACTACAACAATCAGAGGACCATTGGGCTGTTGAAATTCCGCCTCCCATTGTCGTACCTCATGGTAGGAGTGGGGACTTTTGGCTACAGCCTGATGGTGGTGATACGAAC AATGGCTAAGAATGCTGATGTTGGGGGAGGGGATGGAGATGAAGGGGAGTTTACCTTTTCCTGGAAGATGTTTACCAGCTGGGATTACCTCATTGGCAACGCCGAAACTGCCGACAACAAGTACGCTTCCATCACCACCAGCTTCAAG GAGTCCATTGTGGATGAGCAGGAGAACCAGAAAGATGAGAACATCCACTTGAGGAGGTTCCTGCGTGTGCTGGCCAATTTAATGATAATCTGTTGCCTGGGAGGCAGTGGCTACCTCATCTTCTTTGTGGTGAAAAGGTCTCAGGAGTTTGCCAACAGGGATGACCTGAGCTGGTATGAGAAAAATGAG CTGGAGCTCATCATGTCTTTGTTGGGCCTGGTGTGTCCTCCCCTGTTTGAAACCATCGCCGAGCTGGAGGAGTACCACCCCCGCATCGCCCTCAAATGGCAGCTGGGACGCATCTTTGCCCTCTTCCTGGGAAACCTCTACACCTTCCTGTTTGCCTTATTTGACGAGGTCAACAACAAG ctggaggaggagaagtCCATTAGGAACGCCTCTATCTGGGCCCTGAAGGAATACTATGCCAACTTCACTCTCCACAACAACGACTCCGAAGCCACCGCACCCCCCATCGACCCAGCTGATGTCATTAGAGGGCCATGCTGGGAAACCGCCGTCGGCATA GAGTTTGTGAAACTGACCGTATCAGACATCCAGGTGACCTACCTGACCATCCTGATTGGTGACTTTGCGCGGGCTGTCATTGTCAGGTTCCTCAACTACTGCTGGTGCTGGGACCTTGAAGCCACATAT CCATCGTATGGAGAGTTTGACATCAGCGGCAACGTTCTTGGTCTGGTTTTCAACCAAGGAATGATCTG GATGGGGGCATTCTATGCTCCAGGTCTGGTAGGAATAAATGTCCTgcgtctcctctcctccatgtaCTACCAGTGCTGGGCCGTGATGGCCACTAATGTGCCCCATGAGAGGGTCTTCAAAGCCTCCAAGTCCAACAACTTCTACATgggcctcctcctcctcatccttttCCTCAGTCTGCTGCCTGTGGTATACACCATCATGACACTTCCACCTTCTTTTGATTGTGGGCCATTCAG TGGGAAGGCCAAAATGtttgatgtcatcatggagacTATAGATCTGGATCTGCCTGCCTTTTTGGGTACACTGTTCAGTTATGCAGCCAACCCTGGCCTCATCATACCAGCTGTGCTACTGATGGT ACTGGCTATCTACTATCTGAACTCTGTGTCTGAGGCGTACCAACATGCCAATGCAGAGTTGAAGAAGAAGATGCAGATG GCAAGAGATGAGGAGAAGAACCGGAGGAATAACACTGAAAGCACAGACCAGGTGATGAAGGACCTGGAGGATCTCCTACCTAATCGTTCTCTCCTTCCACCAGCTCCCCCACCAGAGACTAATGCAG ACAAAGCTGACCGAGGTGGAAAGTCTGCAAAGGTGAAGCCAGGAACTGCAGGCAAGGATGTGAAACTGCAAAAAGATGTGTCATTGTCATCACCCAATCCTAACAATCGAGAGGTTGTTACCCGCCCACCTGCTCCCCGAGGGCCTGGACCTCTTCCTGGGAATGGTCCACTGGGGACAGGGGCAGGGCGGGGACGGGGGAGGGGACAGCCACCTCCAAGGCGTTAG